In Pangasianodon hypophthalmus isolate fPanHyp1 chromosome 13, fPanHyp1.pri, whole genome shotgun sequence, the genomic window CCAGCTTCTCCGTGTCTCTGATCGACGTCTCGTCTTTCTCATCCTCCCCTCCGTCCCGCGCTCGTCCCTTTTTCTTCCGTCCTCCCAGTCCTCCGAGTCGGCGGAGCGCGGCAGAGACGGTCTCTCCAGGCTGCAGCAGGTTCACCACGGCCTCCTTGAGCTGATACAGTGTGAACGAAGCCAGCGGGTCTTCCTGAGCCtcgctctcctcctcttcctcatcttctTCCTCGTTCTCATCCTGTTtctcctccctctgtctctcctcctcagCCTCGTCCTCATCTCCGGGTCGGCGACGACGCTTAGCCGAGAgtcccttctttttctttttcaccgGCTGCTCTTTGATTTTTACCTGCGCAAAAAGACAGAGATAACATTTCTTAAGCATTAGTGTAAACACGCTAACTAagaactagcattacagtaaacaggatAACTATGAACTAGCACTTTTGTAAACAGGTTAAATAAATCGCCATGGCGACGCTGGTGAGCTCGTACCCAGTCGATGTTGTCCAGCCAGTTGTCTCtgatgtctttctctttcttgatgAAGTAGTTTCCCTCCGAGTCAAAGTGACCCTCCTCCATTTCTTCTTTCAGGTTGAAAGGTGTGATGGGAACTCCTTCATCACAGTCGATCGTGGCCATTTcctgacctacacacacacacacacacacacatatatgtaatACCAAATGGATGCAATCCTGCAGGACATTATTCTATTTTTCATGCTGCTTTTTTCCATCAGCAGTGACAAAGTGAtatttgaattgagattttctggTGCGTAAACAAACGCACCTTCGATATCGTCGCTGGCCAGGATGTTGTATTTACTGTCCTTCTCTCCATCCTCTCCCTCGTCCTCCTCATCACTGTCCAGAGAGTGTTTCTCCTTAAACCTCGAGCCGGGTCCACTCACCTCATCATACATCTGCGGACAGACAGAGCACGCTGGGAATTTAAAAACCAGGGCATTACTCCAGAAACCTGGAATCCTATGACATTTTCGTGAAGTCTgtaacatgcaaatgagctgtttgACTAAAAAGGTTCACAGTCTTAGTCTTGGAGTATTTCCATACAAAGATCTGAGCTGACTCTCACTGTTTTCTCACCAAATGGATACACGCTCCTGCATGTTGACAGCTTGTCGATCAAAAataagccacgcctcctacctGGTGCACGTGAGGACGTCACGTGACTCAGACCTGAACTCTAACATGGTCAGATTACTGCTGCTTGTCATTTGCatgcaaatgcatttttattagtgtttaagAGAGAAATGACtcctgtgaaacacacacacacacacacacacacaccataccttCTTTTTCGGTACCTCGTCATCCAAACTAAACTCCTCATCACCATCTTGAAATGTGACTTTCCTTTTGGACATTCTAAAAGATTATTAGAGCATATCGTCATGTTTGATTCAAAATAATatccataaataataataataaaaaaaatatcagaattgACTAATGTGAGCTAACAACCAAATACAGGCTAATAATATTGCTTAACTTCGTACATAAACTAATATAAACAAAACTAATCCTAAATATTAAGCATATAGTTTATGCAGCAATATTAATCACACATCTATACAGCTAAATAATAAAACGTGTAAAATCTGCACACGTTTTTCTTCCACCTGAATTACGTCAAATATCACGTCCTGTACCATTCTTTACTATGAGTTCACCGTCCAATCAACAGACGCCTCAAGAATTACCAGCCAATCCCAACACAGAATGCGCGATACTTTTAGCCAATCACCGCACAGGAGGCGGGATCTACCGAAAACGTGTAGGGAAACAAAACAACGCGACTCGAacgcattagctagctagctagccattAATTCCTTTAAAAGCAACTTTATCCACAACTAGATGACAAAACAGGCTGCTTTGTATTTTGAAGAACAAAACAATATAAGAAAAATTGTGCAATGCACTATTATCTGTGCTTACCTGGATGTTTTGGTTGCTATTCCCTCTGCGCCATTCAACCTACAAACGGAAATGACGTATTACGTACTGCtgcgtcttcttcttcttcttcgcaTGCTGGagtttattacttggaggtgtTTGGCATTAGCGCCCCCTACAGTACTGGCAACAAATCACTGTACAATATtagtaaaattaatatatattttttgttttggcttTTATTTACGAATACGAGTTTAATGTAATAATAGCAGTGAATGGCCAACAATTAGCCTCATGCAAACTGCATGCTGAAACAGTTCAAACTGTAATTATCAGTTTAGAAAACTTTGTCTGACTTTACCAGTGTacgaaggcaaaaaaaaatccatttctacatattatttattttaaactggtttaaattggattaatatttatgtatgcCTTAATACATAACACATTTATGTATATCTTTAATGtgagaacataaaaaaaaaaaaaaaaacagaaataaaatgtaatactggggaaaaaaacattcataaaaaaaatggataaaagctCTTCCAGCAATTAtcacctttaaaaacaaattactgtacattaattttaaaaactgtgcaCTTTTTGGAAAAAGATATTGCCTCAGttaattaagaaagaaagaaagaaagaaaaagaaagaaagaaagaaagaaaaaaatgactgattaattaattaatttattaaaatggctTTATTTTCTTATTGCTCAAATTTCTCAATGATTATATCAAGGAGAAGAGATGTCTTTGCAGCTGTTGCATCCTTACACAAGTCTAAGTCTAACGATAATAATCTAAGCTTAGGTTTTCGGTAGAGCTGTGTCATAATGTGTCCTAGAGATCATCCTTAGCTGAGATATTGAGGTTTCTGTAAACAGCTGTATAACCAAAATTTAttgtgtgccatgacacaaagatggccATTTTGGTTAAACCAAGCCACCTGtattggaccacttgagatggaaTGACCCATAAGTAAATAAGTAGGTTTTGATGaccagctttacatacagtCATAGGTGAGAACTGATGACATGGGTAGGAATtaattgtttgtatttgtgtttagaGACACTGCCAGAACTGAGACTGAAATTTCATCTGGTGCATGTAGTAAGAGGAAGAGAGCATCGACTGCACGTTACACTAGTCACATGGTAAAGGTCCAAATTTGACACCGCGTTGGAATTAATTGCAAAGGCTTTGGCTGACAGTAGGGATGATGAGGTTTTGTTAAAGATGCAACAAACCCAGCATGCCCATGAGGAAAAACTGTTTGAGATGATGATGCAGTCCAGAGCAATGCTGGCGTCTGCCCAACACCCCCCTGGAAACTCAGCTTTCTTATAACTTTCTATTTCTAGTAATTGCTTGTTTAGTATCTTCAGACTGTTATTCAGTTCTTTTCTGTTAATTCTGAAGATGTTCTGGTGTTAAATTACTTGAACCACTCAAGCAGCAACACTAAAAGTACTTGGTTAATACctttctgtcatgttttctaTGTAAAGGCTTACTTCTTTGACGTCCTTGTTAAGTACATATTTGGCTTTTTTCTATGTGTCTTTATCTACACTCCTGTGTACTTCATCCTTagcaagaaataaataaaagaattttgaaataaaagattgcataagtattcaccctcaTTGTTGCAAAACCCCTacattagttctggtgcaacccaTCACCATCAGGAATCACatcacataatcacataattatataattttaaattatagtGCCACGTGATCTCATATGTGCACATGTTCCTGGAAGTATTGCAGGGTTTATTACAGTACACCTAAACCTGAGTATAAAGCTTCCTGTCACAAGCATAAACCGGTAAATACTGAGCCACACATGGATCGTAAGAATGTCTGCCAAATAAACAATAGTAAATGACTCATCAGAAATAATCACGCACTCGGCTCTAATTGTGTGGAGAAATACTGCGTAAACAAGTATTTCCTGTGTTTTGGTGTTTATagttcatttcattattttaaaagtctgaaattttttaaaattttattcttatttttatacttatatattcaCGTAATCCATCCATATTTAATACtgtgcacacatttacattttttgtgcttttttttttttttactacttgaCTGTTACAGAATGTCGTATCACATGAGGAGGACTATTTGAGATTATTTTAACAacttcatcagtgtgtgacGATTTGAGTCTGCATTTTAGGATGAGATTTATTTGACAATGTATTTACATGGCTGATCTAAAGAGAGTTGTGTAAAATGAACATTGTTgctcttattttaaaaagaaaaacaggggCAATGcagggcatttttttttcaaggtggTGTTGAGGGTGTTGACAGTGAAAGTTTGTTAAGAAAAACTATTGGGAAAAGGAACTGAGAAAGTGAATAAGTGACTTTCAGTCACCAGGCCGACCCACGATAACCTGCTGCCTCATCACAGCTACTGTAAATACTATTTTACACTCACATAAATTGTGCTGCTATTTTCtgatgtctttctttcttttattgtaTACTTTATGCATGTATACATCCtagacccttttttttttacttaggaACAAGAACAGAAGATTGCCACTACAATAAGGCAAACATTACACAGTAcagtacaaattaaaaaaaagaaacataagtACAATAAGGCAGAAAAGAAGAAgattttcagcaaaaaaaaaaaaactatccaaATCATCAAAAAGTGTAAGTAAATTTCTTGCATCATCTCTCTTCACACATGTCTGTGTCATATAGAAAGCGTCTCAGTTAGTAGGTCTAtgtggaaaagaagaaaagatgcGTATTCACATATTGAAATGAATGTCTGTTTGCCTGAGACCAAAAAAATTttataagtattaaaaataaatataaacgcCACTAAAATTGCCACTAGTACTATGCTACTAGTCAAATCTAGTCACGAGTTCAGCATGTTTCCGAGAAGATACCACAGGAACGGCCCACTGCTGTATTTGCAACTTCAGAGGTCAAAATTTCCTCAAGTTGGATCAGCACTTGATCCTAAATGTAATTACACTGTAGTTTCATTAGTACTTAGTACTAAGATTACTTGGAGGTGTTTGGCATTAGCGCCCCCTACAGTACTGGCAACAAATCACTGTACAATATtagtaaaattaatatatattttttgttttggcttTTATTTACGAATACGAGTTTAATGTAATAATAGCAGTGAATGGCCAACAATTAGCCTCATGCAAACTGCATGCTGAAACAGTTCAAACTGTAATTATCAGTTTAGAAAACTTTGTCTGACTTTACCAGTGTacgaaggcaaaaaaaaatccatttctacatattatttattttaaactggtttaaattggattaatatttatgtatgcCTTAATACATAACACATTTATGTATATCTTTAATGtgagaacataaaaaaaaaaaaaaaaaacagaaataaaatgtaatactggggaaaaaaacattcataaaaaaaatggataaaagctCTTCCAGCAATTAtcacctttaaaaacaaattactgtacattaattttaaaaactgtgcaCTTTTTGGAAAAAGATATTGCCTCAGttaattaagaaagaaagaaagaaagaaaaagaaagaaagaaagaaagaaaaaaatgactgattaattaattaatttattaaaatggctTTATTTTCTTATTGCTCAAATTTCTCAATGATTATATCAAGGAGAAGAGATGTCTTTGCAGCTGTTGCATCCTTACACAAGTCTAAGTCTAACGATAATAATCTAAGCTTAGGTTTTCGGTAGAGCTGTGTCATAATGTGTCCTAGAGATCATCCTTAGCTGAGATATTGAGGTTTCTGTAAACAGCTGTATAACCAAAATTTAttgtgtgccatgacacaaagatggccATTTTGGTTAAACCAAGCCACCTGtattggaccacttgagatggaaTGACCCATAAGTAAATAAGTAGGTTTTGATGaccagctttacatacagtCATAGGTGAGAACTGATGACATGGGTAGGAATtaattgtttgtatttgtgtttagaGACACTGCCAGAACTGAGACTGAAATTTCATCTGGTGCATGTAGTAAGAGGAAGAGAGCATCGACTGCACGTTACACTAGTCACATGGTAAAGGTCCAAATTTGACACCGCGTTGGAATTAATTGCAAAGGCTTTGGCTGACAGTAGGGATGATGAGGTTTTGTTAAAGATGCAACAAACCCAGCATGCCCATGAGGAAAAACTGTTTGAGATGATGATGCAGTCCAGAGCAATGCTGGCGTCTGCCCAACACCCCCCTGGAAACTCAGCTTTCTTATAACTTTCTATTTCTAGTAATTGCTTGTTTAGTATCTTCAGACTGTTATTCAGTTCTTTTCTGTTAATTCTGAAGATGTTCTGGTGTTAAATTACTTGAACCACTCAAGCAGCAACACTAAAAGTACTTGGTTAATACctttctgtcatgttttctaTGTAAAGGCTTACTTCTTTGACGTCCTTGTTAAGTACATATTTGGCTTTTTTCTATGTGTCTTTATCTACACTCCTGTGTACTTCATCCTTagcaagaaataaataaaagaattttgaaataaaagattgcataagtattcaccctcaTTGTTGCAAAACCCCTacattagttctggtgcaacccaTCACCATCAGGAATCACatcacataatcacataattatataattttaaattatagtGCCACGTGATCTCATATGTGCACATGTTCCTGGAAGTATTGCAGGGTTTATTACAGTACACCTAAACCTGAGTATAAAGCTTCCTGTCACAAGCATAAACCGGTAAATACTGAGCCACACATGGATCGTAAGAATGTCTGCCAAATAAACAATAGTAAATGACTCATCAGAAATAATCACGCACTCGGCTCTAATTGTGTGGAGAAATACTGCGTAAACAAGTATTTCCTGTGTTTTGGTGTTTATagttcatttcattattttaaaagtctgaaattttttaaaattttattcttatttttatacttatatattcaCGTAATCCATCCATATTTAATACtgtgcacacatttacattttttgtgcttttttttttttttactacttgaCTGTTACAGAATGTCGTATCACATGAGGAGGACTATTTGAGATTATTTTAACAacttcatcagtgtgtgacGATTTGAGTCTGCATTTTAGGATGAGATTTATTTGACAATGTATTTACATGGCTGATCTAAAGAGAGTTGTGTAAAATGAACATTGTTgctcttattttaaaaagaaaaacaggggCAATGcagggcatttttttttcaaggtggTGTTGAGGGTGTTGACAGTGAAAGTTTGTTAAGAAAAACTATTGGGAAAAGGAACTGAGAAAGTGAATAAGTGACTTTCAGTCACCAGGCCGACCCACGATAACCTGCTGCCTCATCACAGCTACTGTAAATACTATTTTACACTCACATAAATTGTGCTGCTATTTTCtgatgtctttctttcttttattgtaTACTTTATGCATGTATACATCCtagacccttttttttttacttaggaACAAGAACAGAAGATTGCCACTACAATAAGGCAAACATTACACAGTAcagtacaaattaaaaaaaagaaacataagtACAATAAGGCAGAAAAGAAGAAgattttcagcaaaaaaaaaaaaactatccaaATCATCAAAAAGTGTAAGTAAATTTCTTGCATCATCTCTCTTCACACATGTCTGTGTCATATAGAAAGCGTCTCAGTTAGTAGGTCTAtgtggaaaagaagaaaagatgcGTATTCACATATTGAAATGAATGTCTGTTTGCCTGAGACCAAAAAAATTttataagtattaaaaataaatataaacgcCACTAAAATTGCCACTAGTACTATGCTACTAGTCAAATCTAGTCACGAGTTCAGCATGTTTCCGAGAAGATACCACAGGAACGGCCCACTGCTGTATTTGCAACTTCAGAGGTCAAAATTTCCTCAAGTTGGATCAGCACTTGATCCTAAATGTAATTACACTGTAGTTTCATTAGTACcaagtctttttttaaagtgatttcccaacacatctgagggaaataTAGATTTATCAGATGATTATGTCTTATTTTCCACTGTCATTTTCCTTTACATAACTTAACATTTAACACTTACCTAGCTAAATTGCTAGCTACTTTGTAATTATAGTGTAATTTCAGTCATAAAGAatcttttaaaaagtaatttaacaatatatatgaagaaaatattgatatattagattattattttacagtttcactgtcatttttccttatataatgttcattaaaaagtaCTAAGAGCTTCCTAGCTACATTGCTAGCTAGTTTGTAATTATAGTGTAATCTCAAgtaatttaacaatatatatGAGGAAATATAGATATATTGGATTAGTATTTTATGGTTTCACAGTCATTTTTCCTTATATGATATTCATTAAAAAGTACTAAGGGCTTCCTAGCTACATTGCTAGCTAGTTTGTGATTACAGTGCCATCTCAGAAACACAgaatcttttaaaatgtaatttaacaaCAATATGTTTGAGGgaaatattcatatattagatgtttattttcttaggtttattagtttatttcttAGTTTATTACGTTATTTTCTATGATATTGCTCATAAATAACCACTAACAGCTTCCTAGTTACATTGCTAGCTAGTTTCTAATTATAGTGTAATCTCAGTCATACAGAATCTTTTACAAAgtaatttaacaatatatatatatatatatatatatatatatatatatatatatatatatatgaggaaaatattgatatattagattattattttaaggtttcactgtcatttttccttatataatgttcattaaaaagtactattaaaaaaacattaatagcTTCCTAGCTacattgctagctagcttgtaaTTATAGTGTAACATATGGTAATTTCAGTCACACCAAACCCAGTcctttttaaagtaatttaccGAGATATCTGAGGGAAATATTGATATATTAGACGACTGTGTCACATTTCCACTGACATTATCTTTTACATTGTTGTTTAACAGCTACCTAGCTAAACTGTTAGCTTTTCCATTTAGCTCAATGCACTGTTCCCAGCATGTTTTCTCACAACTTTAATAATTTAGgggagtgtgttgtgtttgtcttTCCCCACTGAGTTTCATTTGAATTGTATCCTGcttagaaaatgtaaaagtgtaaataaaattgacAATTTTAACCCTTTTTTGAAAGTCTTTATTCATATAAAGTTAAGCAGTAGCTACATTAATGGACGCTGTATAATGTGCCTGTATAAAATCCCCAGCTTTCGTTCAAATTTCATCAAATTTCGGCATTTGggacatttctttcttttggacATGCATTTCAGAGTTctatgtttttaatatattttgaatgAATATAACACTAATGTGTTTGCACTATCAGAATTGAtggctaattttttttgtccGCTTGCTGCATGTCTTCCTTTCCTCAGTTTGgtcaccatagcaacaaatTTACTGACATACTGTTAATTTAGCATACATAAAGACTTGACTCTTTATTTAGGAGAGAAACTACTACGTATGAACTGTatttctttgaaatatttgtgtgcAAAACCGCTCAGAAAAGGAAGTGGTTTATGAAACACCGTTAGCCGTTTGGCTAACATCAGCCGTCGCAGTGTAGCGGTTTCGGTTACCAGGAACTGGGTCGGAGTCGGACgcgtttatttatatttcaacaCAGGTTTCAGCTCAAGTCCTGAATTACTCTGTAACCACTACACCAGTGCACTCCATAGTGTGTGACGCAATAGCGTTCTAcgccctacatagtgcactagatagtcAGTAGACAGCTATTCGGGATTCGGCCAGGTGGAGTCACAACTCCGGTAATATGAAACCTGAAAATATCTTTATTGTTTATCAGCTGCTTGTTTAGCGCACAGTGTCATCAACAGACCATTTACTGACCCGAATTAACGCTTTATACAtctgaaaatggctttgaaggATATTTAGGGCATAAGGACAACAATACAGGTAAGTTTAAACTATCAGGATGTTCTGTTAAAGGGACCATCCAAGAAATTTCAATGCATTTAATGCAAAGGCATGAGaatattaaattacaatatGGGCAAAGCATTTCCATTATTGCATTATATAGGCTATATTTATCATATATTCATCTATCActcataattaatatttgatgTATAGTTTAATGAGAAATGTATTCAGATGTAAAGGTGCAGATTCCTGTGAATATGGACCAAGATGTTCTTTAATATAGATagaataatatttgtaatatttctgttatttataatataatatctcaGAATTCAATAAATGCATGAGCTGAAATATTATTCACTTTGAAGGAAATTGTTGAATTAATTCCTGCTGTGTTGAATTCACTCTTTTTGTGGATGTAAAAGTACGCCTACATGATAGGCTGAGCTTTAATTCAGGGTTTAACGTTTGATTAACATTGTAagaataattgaatatataaataaacataaaaaatagaaatagataaacacacactatgATAAATCTTTGCTACATCTACTGTTATTAGTCAAGTATGCTGCAGTTACTTTCATCTAAAGTCTTATTTCTACCACCTGTAGTGTAGATAGTTACAGATAAATCAgtgatattaattatatttcatgttattacttagtaattattttgtatttagatTCAGTGAACAGTTATTACAGAGCACTTGttaaattttacacacatatttGTATAAAATGCACAAATGCACACTGTTTAGTTGTTTTACCTtacaccacagctctgttgtattctggattctgattggtcagaaggtgttgattaattttctataacagcagctctgacagtaatgcagctgtaagtcacaggtttatattaatgcactcgttctatacgttatcgtttctatagtaacagctcattcacagggacatgtatggcagatgttccacataaacTAAGacttataata contains:
- the cd2bp2 gene encoding CD2 antigen cytoplasmic tail-binding protein 2 is translated as MSKRKVTFQDGDEEFSLDDEVPKKKMYDEVSGPGSRFKEKHSLDSDEEDEGEDGEKDSKYNILASDDIEGQEMATIDCDEGVPITPFNLKEEMEEGHFDSEGNYFIKKEKDIRDNWLDNIDWVKIKEQPVKKKKKGLSAKRRRRPGDEDEAEEERQREEKQDENEEEDEEEEESEAQEDPLASFTLYQLKEAVVNLLQPGETVSAALRRLGGLGGRKKKGRARDGGEDEKDETSIRDTEKLDRLTALADRLVVLGEYEIYQQTYEKLAYRLKGMQQPERDAAAKQNEEEEDELDMFADQFDEQHGKKKDEKKKDEEADSGLVSDEVMWEYKWENKENSELYGPFSSQQMQDWVDQGYFKDGVYCRRVDQEGAQFYNSKRLDFELYT